One genomic window of Candidatus Kuenenia stuttgartiensis includes the following:
- a CDS encoding IS4-like element ISCku3 family transposase: MMREDWDLLRTFFPNDWKSLAVDTNALKGLRKDKSEEKLLRTLLIHLGCGYSLRETVVRAKRANLADLSDVALLKRLKKSKEWLYKLCLSLFRERGLQINKRNNFHLRLFDATTVKEPGKTGSLWRIHYSIEVPSLSCDFFKLTGTEGEGTGESFRQFPMKKDDYIIADRGYCTGQGIHHATRKGAYLSVRVNSQSLRIFGEEKKPFPLLKEIQYLKRPLAIKSWNVFIPNVDNTEYVKGRLCIIRKTEEAIKIAHKKLKRHASKKGIELKPETLIYAKYVIVFTTFPENQFTAFDILEWYRVRWQIELVFKRFKQIAQFGHLPKYDDDSSKAWLYGKLFVALLTEKLIDFATSFSPWGYFIVKQED; encoded by the coding sequence ATGATGAGAGAAGATTGGGATCTTCTAAGAACTTTCTTCCCAAACGATTGGAAAAGTTTAGCCGTTGATACAAATGCTTTAAAAGGCTTGCGCAAGGATAAATCTGAAGAAAAGCTTCTTCGAACATTATTAATTCATTTAGGATGTGGCTATTCATTGCGTGAAACAGTAGTTCGAGCCAAGCGTGCTAACTTAGCAGATTTATCCGATGTTGCCTTATTAAAGCGATTAAAAAAGAGCAAAGAATGGCTATATAAATTATGTTTATCTTTATTCCGTGAGCGTGGCCTCCAAATTAATAAACGGAATAATTTTCATCTTCGCTTATTTGATGCAACAACAGTAAAGGAACCTGGGAAAACAGGAAGTCTTTGGCGCATTCATTATAGTATTGAGGTTCCTTCATTATCTTGCGATTTCTTTAAACTTACGGGAACTGAAGGAGAAGGCACAGGAGAATCTTTTCGGCAGTTTCCGATGAAAAAAGATGATTATATTATAGCTGACAGAGGTTACTGTACTGGCCAAGGAATTCATCATGCAACAAGGAAAGGCGCTTATCTTAGCGTTAGAGTTAATTCGCAATCTCTACGGATATTCGGCGAAGAAAAGAAACCCTTTCCTTTATTGAAAGAAATCCAATATTTAAAAAGACCCCTTGCTATAAAATCATGGAACGTTTTTATTCCAAACGTTGATAATACTGAATATGTCAAAGGTCGTCTTTGTATAATACGCAAAACAGAAGAAGCCATTAAAATAGCTCATAAAAAACTTAAAAGACATGCAAGCAAAAAGGGCATTGAACTAAAACCGGAGACCCTTATTTATGCCAAGTACGTAATAGTATTCACAACGTTTCCTGAAAATCAATTTACCGCTTTTGATATCTTAGAATGGTATCGAGTTCGATGGCAAATTGAACTGGTCTTTAAAAGATTTAAACAAATAGCACAATTTGGACACTTACCTAAATACGATGATGATAGCTCAAAAGCTTGGCTTTATGGCAAACTATTCGTTGCTCTTTTGACAGAAAAACTAATAGATTTTGCTACGTCTTTTTCCCCCTGGGGATACTTCATTGTCAAGCAAGAAGACTAA
- a CDS encoding TVP38/TMEM64 family protein — MKYTKFFIIAAIVGLFVVFYMLGFNKYLSLEALQTNREALNTLYHEHRVAFTGAFMLIYIISAAISLPGATILTLTGGFIFGPLPGSGIVIVSATIGASLAFLVARFILRNTLEKKYERNLKKFNEGIAKNAWSYLLFLRLVPPFPFFLINIVMGLTRVPLRTFALVSFIGMYPGTFVYTLAGGQLATIHSVKDIASPRLIGAFTLLGCFALIPGIYKKLKGAKK; from the coding sequence ATGAAATATACAAAATTTTTCATTATCGCCGCGATTGTTGGCTTGTTCGTCGTGTTCTATATGCTGGGCTTCAATAAGTATCTTTCATTGGAAGCCTTGCAGACAAACAGAGAGGCGTTGAATACCCTTTACCACGAGCATCGGGTAGCCTTTACGGGCGCATTTATGTTGATTTATATCATTTCAGCCGCCATTTCCTTGCCAGGAGCGACCATTCTTACATTAACAGGGGGGTTCATTTTCGGCCCCCTTCCTGGTTCTGGTATTGTAATTGTATCCGCAACAATTGGCGCTTCTTTGGCGTTTCTCGTTGCCCGGTTTATCTTAAGAAATACCCTGGAAAAAAAATATGAACGTAATCTGAAAAAATTTAACGAAGGTATTGCAAAAAATGCCTGGAGCTATCTCCTGTTTTTAAGGCTGGTTCCGCCTTTCCCCTTTTTCCTGATTAATATCGTCATGGGACTCACCCGCGTACCATTACGGACATTTGCCTTGGTAAGTTTCATCGGCATGTATCCCGGCACTTTTGTTTATACCCTGGCAGGCGGTCAGCTTGCAACCATCCATTCTGTAAAGGATATCGCCTCTCCCCGGTTGATAGGCGCTTTCACCCTCCTGGGGTGCTTTGCTTTAATACCAGGTATTTACAAAAAGTTAAAGGGAGCAAAAAAATGA
- a CDS encoding dihydrolipoyl dehydrogenase family protein encodes MRYDYHIIVIGAGSGGLVVASGAASLGARVALIEAEKMGGDCLNAGCVPSKTFLKSAHIAKAIRDASMYGLTADLKKVDITTVMDRVNKVIREIEPHDSRERYEGLGVDVILGFGELQDRHTVKIGNETITGKYIVIATGSEPAVPPIHGLNEVNYQTNRTIFHLKELPGHLIVLGSGPIGIELGQGFRHLGSQVTIINRSPGLFKKDDPEVGPLMEKQLKDDGIELLLGIVYREVRQDSDVISVEIEHEGKGRIITGDQLLVATGRLPATKNLGLDKVGVRVDEKGYIVTDKKQKTSVKNIYACGDVTGHYQFTHMAGYQAGIIIRNIIFKLCAKVDYSAVPWTTYTKPEVAHVGYTEPMARKTGTYKSSLKVDLCAIDRAKAEDDRVGFLKLNLGKKGRIIGATLVGEKAGEMIPAITIAIKQKLTAGIFMNMIFSYPTESEILKSASLEAAKQSLKPWMKKVIRAVLLR; translated from the coding sequence ATGAGATATGATTATCACATTATTGTTATCGGCGCAGGGAGCGGTGGATTGGTCGTTGCCTCCGGAGCGGCAAGCCTGGGCGCCAGAGTAGCATTAATCGAAGCGGAAAAAATGGGAGGCGATTGCCTGAATGCCGGTTGTGTACCCAGTAAGACATTTTTAAAGAGCGCCCATATAGCCAAGGCAATTCGGGATGCATCAATGTACGGCTTAACTGCAGATTTGAAGAAGGTGGATATTACCACAGTCATGGACAGGGTTAACAAGGTAATCCGTGAGATAGAACCACACGATTCCAGAGAGCGTTATGAAGGGCTTGGAGTAGATGTTATCTTAGGCTTCGGTGAGCTTCAGGATAGACACACGGTAAAAATCGGGAATGAAACAATAACGGGCAAATATATTGTCATTGCCACGGGTTCCGAACCAGCCGTCCCGCCAATCCACGGTTTAAATGAAGTCAATTATCAAACAAATCGTACCATTTTTCATCTAAAAGAACTTCCAGGACATTTAATCGTATTAGGCAGCGGGCCTATCGGTATTGAACTAGGTCAGGGATTTCGCCATCTGGGTTCTCAGGTAACGATCATTAACCGCAGTCCGGGCTTATTCAAAAAAGATGACCCCGAAGTAGGGCCTCTTATGGAGAAACAACTGAAAGATGACGGCATAGAGCTTCTTTTGGGGATTGTATACCGGGAGGTCAGGCAGGATAGCGATGTAATATCTGTCGAAATAGAACATGAAGGCAAGGGGCGTATTATTACCGGGGATCAGCTACTGGTAGCTACCGGACGATTACCGGCAACGAAGAATCTGGGACTTGATAAGGTTGGGGTCAGAGTAGACGAAAAAGGATATATCGTCACTGACAAAAAACAGAAGACCTCCGTAAAAAATATCTATGCCTGCGGAGATGTAACAGGTCATTATCAGTTCACTCACATGGCCGGTTATCAGGCTGGGATTATCATTCGCAATATAATATTCAAACTGTGCGCTAAAGTAGATTATTCAGCAGTTCCATGGACTACCTATACAAAACCGGAGGTGGCCCATGTGGGATATACAGAACCCATGGCAAGGAAGACCGGTACATATAAAAGTTCGCTGAAGGTAGACCTGTGTGCGATAGACAGGGCAAAGGCAGAAGATGACCGTGTAGGTTTTTTAAAGCTGAACCTGGGCAAAAAAGGGCGTATCATTGGAGCGACGCTTGTCGGTGAAAAGGCAGGGGAAATGATCCCAGCAATAACAATCGCCATTAAGCAGAAACTTACCGCCGGCATTTTCATGAATATGATATTCTCATATCCTACAGAATCGGAAATTCTCAAATCTGCCTCCCTGGAGGCAGCGAAACAGTCATTGAAACCCTGGATGAAGAAGGTGATTCGGGCGGTGTTGTTACGCTAA
- a CDS encoding carboxypeptidase-like regulatory domain-containing protein, with protein MFKNIALSLCFIMASGYGFSYNTVKAQTPTPTLVPTPTLKGSASGTVTAKKSGKPIKRAKVSLKSKELNFKDKTTTDNDGKYVFSDLSAGNYTLKAKKHGFKNAKKKFELAEGENEVADIQLKKETSDDGNGDDGDGGY; from the coding sequence ATGTTTAAAAACATTGCGTTATCTTTATGCTTTATAATGGCCAGTGGATATGGATTTTCGTACAACACGGTAAAAGCCCAAACACCTACCCCTACGTTAGTGCCTACACCGACACTGAAAGGTAGTGCTTCCGGTACAGTAACAGCTAAAAAATCCGGCAAACCAATTAAACGTGCAAAAGTTTCTTTGAAAAGCAAGGAACTGAATTTTAAAGACAAAACCACCACTGATAACGACGGTAAATATGTATTTTCAGATTTAAGCGCTGGCAATTATACCCTGAAGGCGAAGAAGCACGGCTTTAAGAATGCAAAAAAGAAATTTGAACTTGCAGAAGGTGAAAATGAGGTGGCCGACATTCAATTGAAAAAAGAAACGAGCGATGACGGCAATGGTGACGATGGCGATGGTGGATACTAA
- a CDS encoding IS110 family transposase translates to MGYFVGIDLHGDNNYIGILDEEDRKVFKRRNRNDINEIKRVLEPYKKEIKGIVVESTFNWYWIVDGLMEAGYQVHLANTSAMQQYEGLKYIDDTRDSFWLAKMLRLKILPEGYIYPKETRSVRDLLRKRMMLVQQRTAHILSMQTMVNRNKGVPISGDTIKKLSNEEVMGMFSDVHLTMSAQCDHEVIEVLNKQIYKIEKAVLKEVKLKKPYKKLLKVPGIGEILAMTIMLETGNIERFSDVGMYSSYCRCVSAKKLSNGKSKGKGNRKNGNKYLAWAYVEAAHFHVRFCEKGRKWHQRKASKSHVVLATKALSNKLARACYYIIKEQVNYDEKKMFG, encoded by the coding sequence ATGGGATATTTCGTAGGAATAGATTTACATGGTGATAATAATTATATTGGAATACTCGATGAGGAGGATCGGAAGGTATTCAAGAGGAGAAACCGTAATGACATCAATGAAATAAAGCGCGTATTAGAGCCATACAAAAAAGAAATAAAGGGTATAGTAGTAGAATCGACCTTTAACTGGTACTGGATAGTGGATGGTCTGATGGAGGCAGGCTATCAGGTACACCTGGCAAATACATCGGCAATGCAGCAGTATGAGGGATTAAAGTACATTGACGACACGAGGGATTCGTTTTGGTTGGCAAAGATGTTACGGTTAAAGATATTACCAGAGGGATATATTTATCCCAAAGAGACGCGGTCAGTGAGGGATTTACTGAGGAAGCGGATGATGTTGGTACAACAAAGGACAGCGCATATATTGAGTATGCAAACGATGGTAAACCGTAACAAAGGAGTACCGATAAGCGGTGATACGATAAAGAAGCTGAGTAACGAAGAGGTAATGGGGATGTTCAGCGACGTGCATTTGACCATGTCAGCACAGTGCGATCACGAGGTAATAGAGGTATTAAATAAGCAGATATACAAGATAGAGAAAGCGGTATTAAAGGAGGTGAAGCTAAAGAAGCCGTATAAGAAATTGCTCAAGGTGCCTGGGATAGGCGAAATCCTGGCAATGACGATAATGCTGGAGACTGGGAACATAGAGCGATTTAGTGATGTGGGGATGTATTCATCTTATTGCAGATGCGTATCGGCAAAAAAATTATCGAATGGTAAGAGCAAAGGGAAAGGAAACCGTAAGAACGGGAATAAATACCTTGCGTGGGCGTATGTGGAGGCAGCGCATTTTCACGTAAGATTTTGCGAAAAGGGAAGGAAATGGCATCAGAGGAAGGCGTCAAAGAGCCATGTAGTTCTGGCAACGAAAGCCTTGAGCAATAAGCTGGCCAGGGCATGTTATTACATAATAAAGGAGCAAGTAAACTACGACGAGAAAAAAATGTTTGGGTAG